From Rhodamnia argentea isolate NSW1041297 chromosome 10, ASM2092103v1, whole genome shotgun sequence, a single genomic window includes:
- the LOC115730928 gene encoding cation/calcium exchanger 2 yields MDWWSCVWWGQRSPPIVVKVSCLLLACILLVVWSGSPSELAVPKARHVFNNLNGDQHACRALHNLEDYEAKCRYVKSKNPCSSQGYINYLYIFYCTLSDSPVLGYSFLILWLVVLFYLLGNTASEYFCSSLESLSRLLKLSPTMAGVTLLSLGNGAPDVFASLVSFTGSGTQSVGLNTVLGGTSFVTCVVVGIISFLVHKRHARLNKSAFVRDVCFLMLVLLFLLVILINGEINLWGALGFLLTYVVYVVIVYVSHARWQKNSDIGGNSSLNNGSDDLKILILHGSGKEQLACVEETLEGGCKLELGSSLDCQPLGLCRLLLLILEFPLYLPRRLTIPVASEERWSKPYAVASVTLAPVLLTALWSFQEENASVNARLAVYGVGFLIAVSLGVVAFCTTKSSNPPKHCLFPWLAGGFVMSITWSYIIAQELVGLLVSLGYIVGVSPSILGLTVLAWGNSLGDLMTNATMAVNGGTEGMQVALSGCYAGPIFNMVFGLGLSLVGASWHNYPASVVIPRDSHLLETQGFVVAGLVWALVVLPRRDMKLDRVLGGGLLIVYIVGLSLRVIQTVVTL; encoded by the coding sequence ATGGATTGGTGGAGTTGTGTGTGGTGGGGACAGAGGAGTCCGCCGATTGTTGTGAAGGTGTCGTGCCTCTTGTTGGCTTGCATTTTGTTGGTCGTGTGGTCGGGCTCTCCTTCGGAACTGGCTGTTCCGAAGGCCAGGCATGTGTTCAACAACCTCAATGGCGATCAGCACGCTTGCAGGGCCTTGCACAATTTAGAGGACTACGAGGCCAAGTGCCGGTATGTGAAGTCGAAGAACCCATGTTCCTCGCAGGGCTATATCAATTATCTGTACATTTTCTACTGTACGCTCTCGGATTCGCCGGTACTGGGTTACAGTTTCTTGATACTGTGGCTAGTTGTGCTGTTTTACTTACTGGGGAACACGGCTTCTGAGTACTTTTGCTCCTCCCTTGAGAGCTTGTCTAGGCTTTTAAAGTTGTCCCCGACGATGGCCGGAGTTACTCTGCTTTCGCTCGGCAACGGTGCGCCGGATGTCTTTGCTAGCCTCGTCTCCTTCACGGGTAGTGGGACTCAGAGCGTTGGGCTCAACACGGTGTTAGGGGGCACTTCTTTTGTGACCTGCGTCGTCGTGGGGATCATAAGCTTTCTTGTGCACAAAAGACACGCTCGTCTGAACAAGTCTGCATTCGTTAGGGACGTTTGCTTTCTTATGCTGGTTCTATTATTCTTGCTCGTGATCTTAATCAACGGGGAGATCAATCTATGGGGTGCATTGGGTTTCCTGTTGACGTATGTCGTGTATGTGGTCATTGTCTATGTTTCTCATGCCCGCTGGCAGAAGAATTCTGACATTGGCGGCAATTCGTCTTTGAATAATGGAAGTGATGATTTGAAGATCCTGATTTTACATGGCTCGGGAAAAGAACAACTTGCTTGTGTCGAGGAAACTCTAGAAGGTGGGTGTAAATTGGAACTTGGAAGTTCTTTGGACTGTCAACCATTGGGTTTATGTCGCCTGTTGCTCCTTATTCTAGAGTTCCCTCTTTATCTGCCTAGGAGATTGACAATACCTGTTGCTAGTGAAGAGAGATGGTCCAAGCCTTATGCAGTTGCTTCCGTCACTTTAGCTCCTGTTCTCTTGACTGCCCTTTGGAgctttcaagaagaaaatgccTCTGTCAATGCTAGGCTAGCAGTCTATGGGGTCGGATTTCTGATTGCAGTTTCTCTGGGAGTCGTTGCATTTTGCACTACCAAGTCATCAAACCCACCAAAGCACTGTCTGTTCCCTTGGCTTGCTGGAGGCTTTGTGATGAGCATAACTTGGAGTTACATTATAGCACAAGAATTGGTGGGTCTGCTTGTTTCACTTGGATATATAGTCGGGGTGAGCCCTTCTATATTAGGATTGACTGTCCTGGCTTGGGGCAACTCACTTGGAGATCTGATGACCAATGCAACAATGGCTGTGAATGGTGGAACCGAGGGGATGCAGGTTGCGTTGTCCGGATGTTATGCTGGACCTATCTTCAACATGGTATTTGGCTTGGGGTTGTCTCTCGTTGGCGCTTCCTGGCATAATTATCCAGCATCTGTTGTCATCCCCAGAGATTCACATCTTCTGGAAACTCAGGGCTTTGTGGTGGCCGGGTTGGTTTGGGCACTTGTGGTTCTGCCTAGAAGGGATATGAAGCTTGACAGGGTCCTTGGTGGCGGTCTGCTAATTGTGTATATAGTTGGTTTATCTCTTAGGGTGATACAAACGGTTGTAACTCTTTAA
- the LOC115731225 gene encoding polyribonucleotide nucleotidyltransferase 1, chloroplastic isoform X2 — protein MLVNSGSINARPHSTHSPSPRFIHGRHQSTFPHFSRSLRVKSSKFSSLSLLLPATSSSNRLRVRAVAGAEVGGSTSSFDVSPGFPEPFSVRIPVGDRHILVETGHMGRQASGAVTVTDGETIIYTSVCLADIPSEPSDFFPLNVNYQERFSAAGRTSGGFFKREGRTKDHEVLICRLIDRPLRPTMLKGFYHETQVSSWVLSYDGLHTPDSLAVTAAGIAVALSEVPNSKAIAGVRIGLVGGKFIVNPTTKEMEESDLDLLLAGTDSAILMIEGYCNFLSEEKLLQAVEVGEEAVQAICKEVDTLVKKCGKPKMLDAIKLPPPELYKHVEDIAGDELLKVLQIKGKIPRRKSLVSLEDKVLTILTEKGYVSKDATFVAPETIPDMELDEDEDEEVVVDGEIDEGDVHIKPVSRKSTPLFFSEVDVKLVFKEVTSKFLRRRIVEGGKRSDGRTPNEIRPINSRCGLLPRAHGSALFTRGETQSLAVATLGDKQMAQRVDNLVGDDELKSFYLQYSFPPSCVGEVGRMGAPSRREIGHGTLAERALEPILPSEDDFPYTIRVESTITESNGSSSMASVCGGCLALQDAGVPIKSSIAGIAMGMVLDTQEFGGDGTPLILSDITGSEDASGDMDFKVAGNEDGITAFQMDIKVVGITLPIMRNALLQARDGRKHILAEMANCSPPPSKSLSKHAPLIYMMKVRPEKINLIIGTGGKKVKSIIEETGVEAIETQDDGVVKITAKDLSSIERSKAIITNLTMVPAIGDIYRNCEIKSVAPYGVFVEIAPGREGLCHISELSSNWLAKAEDAFKVGDRVDVKLIEFGLDQ, from the exons atgctCGTCAATTCAGGCAGCATCAACGCTAGACCTCACTCCACTCACTCGCCATCCCCTCGCTTCATCCATGGCCGTCATCAGTCTACATTCCCCCacttctctcgctctctccgcGTGAAAAGTTCCAAGTTCAGCTCCTTGTCGCTGCTGCTTCCGGCCACTAGCTCCTCCAATCGGTTGCGCGTCCGAGCCGTCGCAGGAGCTGAGGTCGGCGGCTCGACGTCTTCGTTTGATGTTTCTCCGGGATTTCCTGAGCCGTTCTCCGTCAGAATCCCTGTCGGCGATAGACAc ATTCTAGTTGAGACTGGTCATATGGGGAGGCAAGCTAGTGGGGCTGTTACTGTAACAGATGGGGAGACT ATCATTTATACATCTGTTTGTTTGGCTGACATCCCAAGCGAgccttctgatttttttcctcttaatgTAAATTATCAAGAACGATTTTCGGCAGCAGGGCGGACAAG TGGAGGgtttttcaaacgagagggaAGGACAAAAGATCACGAG GTTCTTATTTGTAGATTGATTGATAGGCCTTTACGTCCGACAATGCTGAAGggcttctaccatgaaactcAAGTTTCATCTTGG GTTTTGAGCTATGATGGGTTGCATACCCCTGATAGTTTAGCAGTCACAGCAGCTGGAATAGCAGT AGCTCTTTCGGAAGTGCCGAATTCAAAGGCTATTGCAGGAGTGCGCATTGGCCTGGTAGGAGGTAAGTTCATTGTCAATCCGACGACCAAGGAAATGGAAGAATCTGACTTGGACTTGCTGCTAGCTGGCACTGACAGTGCAATATTGATGATAGAG GGTTACTGCAATTTCCTCTCAGAAGAGAAGTTGTTGCAGGCTGTCGAAGTTGGGGAG GAAGCTGTGCAAGCAATTTGCAAAGAGGTGGACACTTTGGTCAAGAAGTGTGGGAAGCCCAAGATGCTTGACGCGATTAAACTGCCCCCTCCTGAGCTATATAAGCATGTTGAA GATATTGCAGGGGATGAATTGTTGAAGGTGCTGCAGATCAAGGGTAAAATACCTAGAAGGAAGTCACTGGTGTCTTTAGAGGACAAGGTTCTGACTATACTTACAGAAAAGGGATATGTCAGTAAAGATGCAACTTTTGTTGCTCCTGAAACAATTCCAGACATGgaattggatgaagatgaggatgaagaagTTGTTGTAGATGGAGAAATTGATGAAGGGGATGTCCACATAAAGCCAGTCTCACGAAAATCCACTCCTTTG tttttctcCGAGGTTGATGTGAAGCTGGTGTTTAAAGAAGTTACATCTAAGTTCCTTCGGAGACGCATAGTTGAG GGAGGAAAAAGGAGTGATGGTCGAACCCCTAATGAGATAAGGCCGATTAACTCAAGGTGTGGATTGCTTCCTAGGGCACATGGAAGTGCTCTTTTTACACGTGGCGAAACACAG TCATTAGCAGTGGCTACTCTTGGTGATAAGCAAATGGCACAAAGGGTGGACAACCTTGTGGGTGACGATGAATTGAAGAGCTTCTACCTTCAG TATTCATTTCCTCCTTCATGTGTTGGGGAAGTTGGGCGTATGGGAGCTCCTAGCAGAAGAGAAATAGGTCATGGAACGCTTGCTGAGAGAGCACTAGAACCTATTTTGCCTTCTGAAGATGACTTTCCTTACACCATTCGTGTTGAAAGTACCATCACTGAAAGCAACGGTTCCTCGAG CATGGCATCTGTTTGTGGGGGCTGCTTAGCTTTGCAAGATGCTGGTGTTCCAATTAAGAGCTCTATTGCAGGGATAGCAATGGGGATGGTGCTGGATACACAGGAATTTGGTGGTGATGGCACCCCTCTTATTCTTTCTGACATTACTGGTTCTGAAGATGCATCTGGAGACATGGATTTTAAG GTAGCTGGAAATGAAGATGGAATAACTGCATTTCAGATGGACATAAAG GTAGTAGGTATTACATTGCCCATTATGAGGAATGCACTTCTACAAGCAAGGGATGGTCGGAAGCATATTCTTG CGGAAATGGCAAATTGCTCGCCTCCCCCTTCTAAGAGTCTTTCGAAGCATGCTCCACTGATTTATATGATGAAG GTCAGACCAGAAAAAATCAATCTGATCATCGGTACTGGTGGGAAGAAAGTGAAAAGCATCATTGAAGAGACTGGAGTAGAGGCCATCGAAACCCAAGATGATGGAGTA GTGAAAATTACTGCTAAAGACCTGTCTAGCATAGAGAGGTCTAAAGCCATAATTACTAATCTGACAATGGTGCCAGCAATTGGTGACATATATAG GAACTGTGAGATCAAATCTGTTGCACCTTATGGAGTTTTTGTTGAGATAGCTCCGGGGAGGGAG GGTTTGTGCCATATCAGTGAGTTAAGTTCCAATTGGCTTGCCAAGGCTGAAGAT GCTTTTAAAGTTGGAGACCGTGTTGATGTGAAACTTATCGAG TTTGGTCTAGATCAATGA
- the LOC115730920 gene encoding cation/calcium exchanger 1: protein MALPTRLATTSRHHHPGKLSIFLNTSFLFLISFFLVIQFRFHLAPDGESPPAASRPRRLLRDLTSDGCARIHDYADYKAKCVYVKSHDSCRHKGYINYLQIFYCTCGEFPLLGHVLLLLWLAVLFYLLGNTAACYFCPSLEGLSRILKLSPTIAGVTLLSLGNGAPDVFASIVSFTRTGDGDVGLNTILGGAFFVSSVVVGTISILICPDHEITVDKPSFIRDVLFFVFSLSSLLVIIAIGRVGFWSSILFVSIYLVYVCTVCFMQLYYQKRRNKHFSASVISNSSSAQSDDLVEMGIPMLGYVDDEKSVLVENGGQRDEDEFSCHFLIPDSPTCSHLTKLLQVLELPLQLPRKLTIPVVDEERWSKPYAIISVTLAPILLSALCNSQRDNVKFRSSTVTYLAAGLIGLVLGNLAFVTTKKSNPPKKCLFPWLAAGFLMSITWTYIIAEELVSLLVSVGIVFGVSPSILGLTVLAWGNSLGDLIANVAMAMNGGADGVQIAISGCYAGPMFNTLMGLGLPLVFQSWSEYPDSYEIPGDNSLYETLGFLISGLLWALVVVPRKNMRLDRFLGWGLLAIYSCFLFLRLAKIPGPL from the coding sequence ATGGCACTTCCAACAAGGCTTGCCACCACGTCTCGTCATCATCATCCCGGCAAGCTCTCAATCTTCCTCAACAcatccttcctcttcctcatctcATTCTTCCTCGTGATCCAGTTTCGGTTCCACCTTGCACCCGATGGTGAAAGCCCTCCCGCAGCCTCTCGGCCTCGGCGGCTTCTCCGCGACTTAACCAGCGACGGCTGCGCGAGGATCCATGATTACGCAGATTATAAGGCCAAGTGTGTGTACGTCAAGTCCCATGATTCTTGCAGACACAAAGGGTACATCAACTATCTCCAAATCTTCTATTGTACCTGTGGGGAATTTCCACTTCTGGGTCATGTTCTGCTCTTGCTGTGGCTCGCCGTTTTGTTCTACCTATTGGGTAACACGGCGGCTTGTTACTTCTGTCCCTCCTTGGAGGGCTTATCGAGGATCTTGAAGCTGTCTCCGACAATAGCCGGAGTGACCCTTCTTTCCCTTGGTAATGGAGCGCCTGATGTTTTCGCCAGCATCGTGTCCTTCACGAGAACAGGGGACGGCGATGTCGGCCTAAACACTATCCTGGGCGGCGCATTCTTTGTGTCCAGTGTGGTTGTTGGGACAATCAGCATATTGATATGCCCTGATCATGAGATAACAGTCGACAAGCCAAGCTTTATCAGGGATGTCCTGTTCTTCGTCTTCTCACTCTCTTCTCTCCTTGTGATTATAGCCATTGGCAGAGTCGGCTTCTGGAGCTCCATCCTTTTTGTATCAATCTACCTTGTTTATGTCTGCACCGTCTGCTTCATGCAACTCTACTACCAAAAGCGAAGGAACAAGCACTTTTCGGCTTCAGTAATCTCGAATAGCAGTTCTGCGCAAAGCGATGATCTTGTAGAGATGGGCATACCGATGCTCGGTTACGTCGATGATGAGAAATCCGTTTTGGTGGAGAATGGTGGTCAGAGAGATGAGGAcgaattttcatgtcatttctTGATTCCTGATTCACCCACTTGCAGCCACTTGACGAAGCTATTGCAAGTCCTGGAGCTGCCACTCCAATTGCCAAGAAAACTGACCATCCCGGTTGTCGACGAGGAGAGATGGTCCAAGCCTTATGCCATTATCTCGGTGACTTTGGCCCCGATTCTCTTGTCAGCACTGTGCAATTCGCAGAGGGACAATGTCAAATTCAGAAGCAGCACGGTCACTTATTTAGCTGCAGGACTGATCGGCCTTGTTCTCGGCAATCTGGCATTCGTGACCACCAAGAAGTCCAACCCGCCAAAGAAATGCCTCTTCCCGTGGCTAGCTGCAGGTTTCCTGATGAGCATCACCTGGACATACATAATCGCGGAAGAGCTGGTCTCTCTGTTGGTCTCGGTCGGGATCGTCTTCGGGGTAAGCCCTTCCATTCTAGGCCTGACCGTCCTGGCCTGGGGCAACTCGCTTGGAGACCTGATCGCGAACGTGGCCATGGCAATGAATGGCGGCGCCGACGGGGTCCAGATCGCGATTTCTGGGTGCTACGCGGGGCCGATGTTCAATACGCTGATGGGTCTAGGCTTGCCCTTGGTGTTTCAGTCATGGTCTGAGTACCCGGATTCTTACGAGATTCCTGGAGACAATTCTCTGTATGAGACACTGGGTTTTCTGATAAGTGGCTTGCTGTGGGCGCTTGTCGTGGTGCCAAGGAAGAATATGAGGTTGGATAGGTTTCTGGGTTGGGGCCTCTTGGCCATTTACTCGTGCTTTCTGTTTCTAAGGCTAGCTAAGATTCCCGGCCCGTTGTAA
- the LOC115729962 gene encoding beta-glucuronosyltransferase GlcAT14A: MMRIKLFITCFMLASIAFSLLFIPTKLSIPITRFKPAIAFNLRKTNSSYPVTFAYLISASQGDVPKLKRLLKALYHPGNYYLVHMESGAPASERQEVAKFVSRDPVFGVVGNVWVVGKPNLVTYRGPTMLGTTLHAMAMLLRTCRWDWFINLSASDYPLVTQDDLMQAFSEVPKDVNFIQHASRLGWKFNKRAKPIIIDPGLYSSNKSELWWVIKQRTLPTAFKLYTGSAWMVLSRSFSEYSIAGWENLPRTLLLYYANFVSSPEGYFQTLVCNSEDYKNTTANNDLHYITWDTPPKQHPRSLGLRDYRKMVLSNRPFARKFKQDDPVLSKIDRELLKKRRGEFAYGGWCSGTTNGGKPRRTCSNLQSMDYGLRPGLGARRLKTLLSRVLSVRNFNKRQCK; this comes from the exons ATGATGAGGATCAAGCTGTTCATCACCTGCTTCATGCTGGCTTCGAtcgccttctctctcctcttcatcCCCACTAAACTCAGCATACCCATCACCAGATTCAAGCCCGCCATCGCCTTCAACCTCCGGAAGACCAACTCCTCGTACCCGGTCACTTTCGCCTACCTGATCTCGGCGTCCCAAGGCGATGTCCCGAAGCTCAAGCGTCTGTTGAAGGCACTCTACCATCCTGGGAACTACTATCTTGTCCACATGGAGTCTGGGGCGCCGGCGTCGGAGCGACAAGAGGTTGCGAAATTCGTGTCCAGAGACCCGGTGTTCGGCGTCGTGGGCAATGTCTGGGTGGTGGGCAAGCCCAACCTGGTCACCTATCGAGGCCCCACCATGCTGGGGACGACCCTGCATGCCATGGCCATGCTCTTGAGGACTTGTCGTTGGGACTGGTTCATCAACCTCAGCGCCTCCGATTACCCTCTGGTGACTCAAGATG ATCTGATGCAGGCCTTCTCTGAGGTGCCGAAAGATGTCAATTTCATACAACACGCCAGTCGTTTGGGTTGGAAATT CAATAAGAGGGCCAAACCCATCATAATAGATCCCGGACTTTACAGTTCTAATAAATCAGAATTGTGGTGGGTCATTAAACAGAGGACTCTGCCAACTGCCTTCAAGCTTTATACAG GTTCGGCTTGGATGGTACTATCTCGGTCTTTCTCCGAGTACAGTATCGCTGGCTGGGAAAACCTGCCGAGGACCCTCCTCCTCTACTATGCCAACTTCGTCTCCTCCCCCGAGGGCTACTTCCAAACCCTTGTCTGCAACTCTGAGGACTACAAGAACACCACCGCCAACAACGACCTCCACTACATCACCTGGGACACTCCTCCGAAGCAGCACCCTCGGTCGCTCGGCCTCAGAGATTACCGGAAGATGGTCCTCAGCAACCGGCCCTTCGCCAGGAAGTTCAAGCAGGACGACCCCGTCCTCAGCAAGATTGACCGTGAGCTGCTAAAAAAACGGCGAGGTGAGTTCGCTTATGGAGGTTGGTGTTCCGGGACAACGAATGGTGGAAAGCCACGGAGGACTTGCTCGAATCTGCAGAGCATGGACTACGGCCTTCGACCAGGGCTGGGCGCTAGGAGATTGAAAACCCTATTGTCGAGGGTCTTATCGGTTAGGAATTTCAATAAGCGGCAATGTAAATGA
- the LOC115731225 gene encoding probable polyribonucleotide nucleotidyltransferase 1, chloroplastic isoform X1 — protein MLVNSGSINARPHSTHSPSPRFIHGRHQSTFPHFSRSLRVKSSKFSSLSLLLPATSSSNRLRVRAVAGAEVGGSTSSFDVSPGFPEPFSVRIPVGDRHILVETGHMGRQASGAVTVTDGETIIYTSVCLADIPSEPSDFFPLNVNYQERFSAAGRTSGGFFKREGRTKDHEVLICRLIDRPLRPTMLKGFYHETQVSSWVLSYDGLHTPDSLAVTAAGIAVALSEVPNSKAIAGVRIGLVGGKFIVNPTTKEMEESDLDLLLAGTDSAILMIEGYCNFLSEEKLLQAVEVGEEAVQAICKEVDTLVKKCGKPKMLDAIKLPPPELYKHVEDIAGDELLKVLQIKGKIPRRKSLVSLEDKVLTILTEKGYVSKDATFVAPETIPDMELDEDEDEEVVVDGEIDEGDVHIKPVSRKSTPLFFSEVDVKLVFKEVTSKFLRRRIVEGGKRSDGRTPNEIRPINSRCGLLPRAHGSALFTRGETQSLAVATLGDKQMAQRVDNLVGDDELKSFYLQYSFPPSCVGEVGRMGAPSRREIGHGTLAERALEPILPSEDDFPYTIRVESTITESNGSSSMASVCGGCLALQDAGVPIKSSIAGIAMGMVLDTQEFGGDGTPLILSDITGSEDASGDMDFKVAGNEDGITAFQMDIKVVGITLPIMRNALLQARDGRKHILAEMANCSPPPSKSLSKHAPLIYMMKVRPEKINLIIGTGGKKVKSIIEETGVEAIETQDDGVVKITAKDLSSIERSKAIITNLTMVPAIGDIYRNCEIKSVAPYGVFVEIAPGREGLCHISELSSNWLAKAEDAFKVGDRVDVKLIEINDKGQLRLSRRALLPDPDPKEFGMQQTAGAAGEESASTLSTDKGPAKKVVLTHKDNFSEESIEQTEDKVSLAKVTGSPKSISTDQTIQPRKKAIKRLVSPPKDKAYISKERPKKSSSKAVSSIPANNESTLVNGEAKIG, from the exons atgctCGTCAATTCAGGCAGCATCAACGCTAGACCTCACTCCACTCACTCGCCATCCCCTCGCTTCATCCATGGCCGTCATCAGTCTACATTCCCCCacttctctcgctctctccgcGTGAAAAGTTCCAAGTTCAGCTCCTTGTCGCTGCTGCTTCCGGCCACTAGCTCCTCCAATCGGTTGCGCGTCCGAGCCGTCGCAGGAGCTGAGGTCGGCGGCTCGACGTCTTCGTTTGATGTTTCTCCGGGATTTCCTGAGCCGTTCTCCGTCAGAATCCCTGTCGGCGATAGACAc ATTCTAGTTGAGACTGGTCATATGGGGAGGCAAGCTAGTGGGGCTGTTACTGTAACAGATGGGGAGACT ATCATTTATACATCTGTTTGTTTGGCTGACATCCCAAGCGAgccttctgatttttttcctcttaatgTAAATTATCAAGAACGATTTTCGGCAGCAGGGCGGACAAG TGGAGGgtttttcaaacgagagggaAGGACAAAAGATCACGAG GTTCTTATTTGTAGATTGATTGATAGGCCTTTACGTCCGACAATGCTGAAGggcttctaccatgaaactcAAGTTTCATCTTGG GTTTTGAGCTATGATGGGTTGCATACCCCTGATAGTTTAGCAGTCACAGCAGCTGGAATAGCAGT AGCTCTTTCGGAAGTGCCGAATTCAAAGGCTATTGCAGGAGTGCGCATTGGCCTGGTAGGAGGTAAGTTCATTGTCAATCCGACGACCAAGGAAATGGAAGAATCTGACTTGGACTTGCTGCTAGCTGGCACTGACAGTGCAATATTGATGATAGAG GGTTACTGCAATTTCCTCTCAGAAGAGAAGTTGTTGCAGGCTGTCGAAGTTGGGGAG GAAGCTGTGCAAGCAATTTGCAAAGAGGTGGACACTTTGGTCAAGAAGTGTGGGAAGCCCAAGATGCTTGACGCGATTAAACTGCCCCCTCCTGAGCTATATAAGCATGTTGAA GATATTGCAGGGGATGAATTGTTGAAGGTGCTGCAGATCAAGGGTAAAATACCTAGAAGGAAGTCACTGGTGTCTTTAGAGGACAAGGTTCTGACTATACTTACAGAAAAGGGATATGTCAGTAAAGATGCAACTTTTGTTGCTCCTGAAACAATTCCAGACATGgaattggatgaagatgaggatgaagaagTTGTTGTAGATGGAGAAATTGATGAAGGGGATGTCCACATAAAGCCAGTCTCACGAAAATCCACTCCTTTG tttttctcCGAGGTTGATGTGAAGCTGGTGTTTAAAGAAGTTACATCTAAGTTCCTTCGGAGACGCATAGTTGAG GGAGGAAAAAGGAGTGATGGTCGAACCCCTAATGAGATAAGGCCGATTAACTCAAGGTGTGGATTGCTTCCTAGGGCACATGGAAGTGCTCTTTTTACACGTGGCGAAACACAG TCATTAGCAGTGGCTACTCTTGGTGATAAGCAAATGGCACAAAGGGTGGACAACCTTGTGGGTGACGATGAATTGAAGAGCTTCTACCTTCAG TATTCATTTCCTCCTTCATGTGTTGGGGAAGTTGGGCGTATGGGAGCTCCTAGCAGAAGAGAAATAGGTCATGGAACGCTTGCTGAGAGAGCACTAGAACCTATTTTGCCTTCTGAAGATGACTTTCCTTACACCATTCGTGTTGAAAGTACCATCACTGAAAGCAACGGTTCCTCGAG CATGGCATCTGTTTGTGGGGGCTGCTTAGCTTTGCAAGATGCTGGTGTTCCAATTAAGAGCTCTATTGCAGGGATAGCAATGGGGATGGTGCTGGATACACAGGAATTTGGTGGTGATGGCACCCCTCTTATTCTTTCTGACATTACTGGTTCTGAAGATGCATCTGGAGACATGGATTTTAAG GTAGCTGGAAATGAAGATGGAATAACTGCATTTCAGATGGACATAAAG GTAGTAGGTATTACATTGCCCATTATGAGGAATGCACTTCTACAAGCAAGGGATGGTCGGAAGCATATTCTTG CGGAAATGGCAAATTGCTCGCCTCCCCCTTCTAAGAGTCTTTCGAAGCATGCTCCACTGATTTATATGATGAAG GTCAGACCAGAAAAAATCAATCTGATCATCGGTACTGGTGGGAAGAAAGTGAAAAGCATCATTGAAGAGACTGGAGTAGAGGCCATCGAAACCCAAGATGATGGAGTA GTGAAAATTACTGCTAAAGACCTGTCTAGCATAGAGAGGTCTAAAGCCATAATTACTAATCTGACAATGGTGCCAGCAATTGGTGACATATATAG GAACTGTGAGATCAAATCTGTTGCACCTTATGGAGTTTTTGTTGAGATAGCTCCGGGGAGGGAG GGTTTGTGCCATATCAGTGAGTTAAGTTCCAATTGGCTTGCCAAGGCTGAAGAT GCTTTTAAAGTTGGAGACCGTGTTGATGTGAAACTTATCGAG ATCAATGATAAGGGACAGCTCCGCCTTAGTCGCCGGGCATTACTTCCTGACCCAGATCCAAAGGAATTTGGTATGCAACAAACAGCTGGAGCTGCTGGAGAAGAATCCGCTTCCACACTATCAACTGATAAGGGCCCAGCTAAGAAAGTAGTATTAACACACAAGGATAACTTCTCTGAGGAGAGTATTGAACAAACCGAGGATAAGGTCAGTCTTGCAAAGGTGACTGGTTCTCCTAAAAGTATCTCAACTGATCAAACTATCCAACCGCGAAAGAAAGCAATTAAAAGGTTGGTAAGCCCTCCCAAGGATAAGGCTTATATCAGCAAAGAAAGGCCAAAGAAGAGTAGCAGCAAAGCAGTTAGCAGCATCCCTGCCAACAATGAAAGTACTTTAGTAAATGGAGAGGCTAAAATTGGATAG